A genomic segment from Glycine soja cultivar W05 chromosome 18, ASM419377v2, whole genome shotgun sequence encodes:
- the LOC114397720 gene encoding protein EARLY FLOWERING 4-like: MNSSSSAAESTMEDPSNHRRSKKHQRRHRHHPATTTTTVSTTTGESDGEEAEDVGDPEAWATLNKGFRQVQSVLDRNRLLIQQVNENQQSRMHDNMVKNVSLIQELNGNISKVVSLYSDLNTNFTNVCQQRSKNSSK; this comes from the coding sequence ATGAACTCATCCTCCTCCGCCGCAGAGTCCACCATGGAAGACCCCTCCAACCACCGCCGCTCCAAGAAGCACCAGCGCCGCCACCGCCACCACCCCGCCACGACGACAACAACGGTGAGCACGACGACCGGGGAGTCGGACGGCGAGGAGGCGGAGGACGTCGGGGATCCCGAGGCGTGGGCCACCCTTAACAAGGGGTTCCGGCAGGTGCAGTCGGTGCTGGATCGGAACCGGCTACTGATTCAGCAGGTGAACGAGAACCAGCAGTCTCGGATGCACGACAACATGGTAAAAAACGTGTCCCTCATTCAGGAACTCAACGGCAACATCTCCAAGGTTGTCTCTCTCTACTCTGATCTCAACACCAATTTCACCAACGTTTGCCAACAACGCTCCAAAAACTCCtccaaataa